GCCCCTGGCGAAACCATCGACACGCTGAGCCAGACGCTCGGCCTCAGCCATTCGGCCACCGTGCGCCTGATCGACCGGCTTGTGGCGGACGGCTTGGTCGAACGCCGGCGCGGCGCCGACGGAAGATCGGCAGCGCTTTACCTCACGGCCGCCGGGCGGCGCTGCCGCAAGTCCAGTCTCGCTGCCCGCCGATCGGTGCTCGCCGCGGCGCTGGCATCCTTGTCGGACGACGAACAGAGGCAACTGAGCCAAATTACCGAGAAGATTCTCAACGCCGTCACCCGCAACCGTACCCATGCCGATCACATTTGCCGCCTTTGCGACGAATCGGTGTGCCCGCTTCAAACCTGTCCAGTAGAGGCCGCCGCGCAATGAAACACCAACGACACCATTCCGATCGGGACATCTGGTCGCTGATGATCACGGGCTGGAGCCATGGCACGGTCACGCACCGGCCGACACCCGCGAAACCAACCGCAGCGTGGCGCCGGGACGCGTCGCCGTCGATGAAATCTCGAGAGCCTGCGCGGAAGCCGGAACCCTTTCGGCGGTTCCTCGCCATCGGCATGGCGCGAGGGCTTTAAGTCCTCAGAAATCGAGGTCGGCGTAGTGGTCCGGCGGCGGCAGGCCGGCGATCAGGTCGGCGAGGATGGCACGCAGGCTGGGCCGCGATTTCATGCGAACATACCAATCCTTGGCCAGCGGGTGCTCGTCCCACGGGATCTCGTCGATATAGTCGACCGTCGACAGATGGGCGGCGGCCGCGATGTCGGCCAGCGACATGGCGTCACCGGCCAACCAGCGGCGACGGTCCGAGAGATAGGCGATGTAATCGAGGTGGGTCTTGATGTTGTGACGGCCGGCGCGGATGCGATGCACCTCCGGCTGGCCTTGGCCGAGAAACCGTTTCGTGACTTTCTCGCCGACCAGGTTCTGCCCGACCTCACGATCGAACTTGAGGTCGAACCACGCGACCAGACGGCGGACCTCGGCGCGCGCCCGCGGCGAAAGGCCATAGAGGGGCGGATCGGGATGGACGTCCTCGAAATATTCGGAGATCGGCCCGGCGCCGACCACCGTGACGCCGTCGTCCTCGACCAGCACCGGCACCTCACCGGCCGGGTTGAGGGCGAGGAACTCCGGACGCCGCTCCCAGACCTTTTCCGCGCGCAGCGTGATCTCCACTTCTTTCTCCGCCGCGGCGATGCGGATCTGGCGGCAAAACGGCGACAGTGGCAGATGATAAAGCGTGCGCATGGCGGCGCGAGTCTATCGCGATATGCGGCGCCGAGGAAACGGTTCCAATGACCCCCGACCGGTCCCGGTCGGAGCGTTCTAGGCGCGGCGCTCGCCGGCGGCGGCCTCGGTGATGGGATGGTCGAGCCGCGCCACCATCTCCTTCGGCACCACCTGCCAGAAGTGGCGCAAGGCGCCGTCCCAATTGTGCAGCAGGCTGGCGCCATAGGTCGATTGCGTCTCCCGCGCATGGCGCACCACCATGTCGCGCAAGCGGTCGGCCCAATACGCCGTCTCGATTCGCTGAAAGACGACCGAATCCGGATTGATCAAGTCGGGCAGGCGATCGTCGACATCGTAAACGAAGGCCATGCCGCCGGTCATGCCGGCAGCGAAATTGTCACCGATCGCGCCGAGGATGACGGCGGTGCCGCCGGTCATGTATTCGCAACCGTTGGCGCCGCATCCCTCGACGACCGTGTCGGCGCCGGAGTTCCGCACCGAGAACCGCTCCGCAGCCTGGCCGGCGGCGAACAACACGCCGGCGGTGGCGCCATAAAGACAGGTGTTGCCGATGATCGTATTGCGTTCGGTCTGCAGCGGGCTGGCCGCCGTCGGGCGGACGACGATGGTGCCGCCCGAGAGGCCCTTGCCGACATAGTCGTTGGCGTCGCCGAACACTTCGAGCTTTAGCCCCTGCACCGCGAAGGCGCCAAGCGACTGGCCGGCGGAACCGCGCAGGCGCACGGTCAGGTGGCCCTCGGGCAGCGTGAACATGCCGAAGCGCCGGGTGATGTGGGACGAGATGCGGGTACCGATCGCGCGCTGGGTGTTGCGGATATTATAGGTGAGCTGCATTTTCTCGCCGTCTTCGAGGGCGCGAAACGCATCCTTGACCATTTGGGCGTCGAGGGTGTCGGGCACTTCGTTGCGACCTTCCAAGGTGCAGTAGCGCGGATAGTCGCCGGGATCGGCCTGGGTCAGCAGCCCGTTGAGGTCGAGGTCGTCGAGATGGGCGGCGCCGCGGCTGACCTGGAACAACAGGTCGGAACGGCCGATGATCTCCTTCAGCGACCGGAAGCCGAGCGAGGCCAAGATCTCCCGCACCTCCTCGGCCATGAACGAGAACAGGTTGACCACCTTCTCCGGGCTGCCGGTGAACTTTTCGCGCAGCCGCTCGTCCTGGGTGCAGACCCCGACCGGGCAGGTGTTGCTGTGGCATTGGCGGACCATGATGCAGCCCATGGCGATCAACGAAGTGGTGCCGACGCCGAATTCCTCGCCGCCGAGCATCGCCGCGATGACCACGTCGCGCCCGGTCTTGATGCCGCCGTCGACCCGCAGCTTGATGTTGTGGCGGAGCCGATTGAGGGTGAGCACCTGGTGCACCTCGCTGAGCCCCATTTCCCAGGGAACACCGGCATATTTGATACTGGTCTGCGGGCTCGCGCCGGTCCCGCCGACATGGCCCGAGATTAGGATCACGTCGGCCTTGGCCTTGGCGACGCCGGCGGCGATGGTGCCGATGCCGGTGCGCGAAACCAGCTTTACGCAGACCTGCGCGTCGGGGTTGATCTGTTTGAGGTCATAGATCAGCTGGGCCAGATCCTCGATCGAATAGATGTCGTGATGGGGCGGCGGTGAAATCAGCGACACGCCCGGCGTCGCATGGCGCAGGCGCGCAATCATTTCGGTGACCTTGAACCCGGGCAGCTGGCCGCCCTCGCCCGGCTTGGCACCTTGCGCCACCTTGATCTCGATCTCGCGGCAATTGTTGAGATATTCCGCGGTCACGCCGAAGCGCCCGGACGCGATCTGCTTGACCGGCGAATTGGCATTGTCGCCGTTGGGCCGGGGCTTGAACCGTTCCGCCCCTTCACCGCCCTCGCCGGACACCGACGCCGCGCCGATCCGGTTCATGGCGATGGTCAGGGTTTCGTGCGCTTCCGGGCTGAGCGCGCCGAGCGACATGCCCGGGGTCACGAACCGCTTGCGGATCTCGGTGATCGATTCGACTTCTTCGCTCGACACCGGCGCGCGGCTCGAATCGAAAGCCCACAAATCGCGCAGATTTATCGGCGGCAGGTTTTTCAGCCCTTCGCTGTATTTGCGATAGGTGGTGTAGGAATCGGTCGCCACCGCATGCTGTAGGGCGTGGATCAATGTCCCCTCGAAGCCGTGCGCCTCGCCGCCGCGGCGGTATTTGTAGAATCCGCCGACCGGCAAGGCGACGATGTCCTCGGCCCAGGCACGGCGATGGATTTCGTAAACCTTTTGCTGGATGCCGATCAGCCCGATGCCCGAAATCCGCGATGGCAGGCCGGGGAAGAATTCAGCCACCAGCGAACGCGACAGACCGACGGCCTCGAAGTTGTAGCCGCCGCGATAGGAACTGATCACCGAAATGCCCATCTTCGACATGATCTTGAGCAGACCGTCGTCGACCGCCTGCTTGAAGCGCTTGACGCAGTCGCCAAAGGCGATATCGCCGAACAGCCCGCGGCGATGGCGGTCGGCAAGCGCCTCTTGGGCCAGGTATGCGTTGACTGTGGTCGCGCCGACGCCGATGAGAACGGCAAAATAGTGGACGTCGAGGCATTCGCCCGAACGAACGTTGAGCGACGTAAAGGTGCGCAATTGCTGTCGCACGAGATGGCTGTGAACGGCGCCGGTGGCCAAGATCATCGGGATCGGCGCTTTGGCCGCGCTGGTCTCCTTGTCAGACAGGATGACATGCGTACAGCCGCCGCGGATCGCCGTCTCGGCTTCGTTCTCGATGCGGGTCAGGGCGTCGCGCAGCGCGCCGTCGCCGCCGGCGGCATCGAACGTGCAGTCGATTTCGAGCGCGGTGCCGCCGAGATAACCCCGCAGAGCATCGAATTCGGCGTTCGACAGCACCGGGCTCTCCAGCTGGAGGACGTCGCACTGGCTGGCGTCCTGTTCGAGAATGTTGCCGAGATTGCCGAGCCGTGTCTTGAGCGACATCACCCGGCGCTCGCGCAACGAATCGATCGGCGGGTTGGTGACTTGGCTGAAATTCTGCCGGAAGAAATGATGCAGACCACGGTAGCGCTTCGAAAGCACGGCGGCCGGCGTGTCGTCGCCCATCGAGCCGACCGCCTCCTTGGCGTCCTCGACCATCGGATGGAGGATCAGCTCGAGGTCCTCCATCGACCAGCCGACGCCGACCATGCGCCGCCGCAGCTCGTCCTTCGAGAACTCGGCGCCTTCCACGACCGCGGTCCTGATCAGGCTGTCGAGGACGATCGTGCGCGCAACCCACTCGCCATAGGGCTTCTGACCGGCGAGCCAATCCTTGATTTCCAGATCGCTATAGAATTTGCCGTCCTTGAGGTCGACGGCAACCATCTGGCCCGGACCGACGCGTCCCTTCTCGACCACCGTTGCCTCGTCGATCGACACCATGCCGGTCTCGGAACCGACGAACAGCATGCCGTCACCGGTCACGGTGTAGCGCATGGGGCGGAGGCCGTTGCGATCCATGCCGGCCACCACCCAACGGCCGCCGAAGCCGACGATCGCCGCCGGACCGTCCCACGGCTCCATGACCGAATTGCAGTAGGCGTAGAGGTCGCGATGGGATTGCGGCACGGTGGTCTTGTTGGTCCATGCCTCCGGGATCAGCAGCGTCTTGACATAGGGCAGCATATAGCCCGTTCGACTGAGCACTTCGAAAACCGCATCGAGCGCCGCCGAATCGGAACTGCCGGCCTGGATCACCGGGTGCAGATCGTCGATATGGTCGCCGAAATTCTCGTGCGCCATGCGGGTTTCGTGCGATTTCATCCAATTGATGTTGCCGGTGAGCGTGTTGATCTCGCCGTTATGGGCGATGACACGGAACGGCTGCGCCAGGTACCAAGTCGGGAAGGTGTTGGTCGAGTAGCGCTGATGGAACAACGCGAAATTCGAAACGAAGCGGTCGTCGAGCAAGTCGGGATAAAAATCGGTCAGTTGCTCGGCCAGGAACATACCCTTGTAGATGATCGAACGGCACGACAGCGAGCAGATATAGAAGCCTTTGATGTGCTCCTCGAGGACCCGCTTCTCGATGCGGCGGCGGATGACGTAGAGGTCGAGCTCGAAGTAATAGTCGTCGATCGCCTTGCTGTTGGCGATCATGATCTGTTCGATCTCGGGCCGCGTGGCATTGGCCTTTTCGCCGATCACCGCGACGTTGAACGGCACCTGACGCCAGCCGTAGATGTAGTAGCCGAACTTGAGGATCTCGTCCTCGACGATACAGCGGCACCGCTCCTGGGCGGCGAAATCGGTACGCGGCAGGAAGATCATGCCGACGCCGAGACGCCCGGGCAGTAATTCGTGGCCGGTGCGCTGAACGTGTTCCTTGACGAAGTTCTGCGGAATCTGGACATGGATGCCGGCGCCGTCGCCGGTCTTGCCATCGGCATCGACGGCGCCGCGGTGCCACACCGCCTTGAGCGCGGTGATCCCGGCCTCGACCACGGCGCGGCGCGGCTTGCCGTCGATTGCGGCGATCATGCCGACGCCGCAGGAATCGTGCTCGCGGCTCGGGTCGTAGGCGCCCGCTTCGGTCAGCCGGGACGAATTCCGTCGCCAGGTGTCGACGAACCCCTGACTGTCCACGTCGTTATCCATCCTCGGGTCCCCGGTCACGACGCGAGCGCCAGATCGGACCCGGCCTCGGTCGCGGCTGCCCTGGCTTCCAAGTACCGGTGAATCTGCGTGGCCGCGTCACGGCCGTCGCGGATCGCCCACACCACCAGGGAGGCTCCGCGGACGATATCGCCGGCGGCGAAAACGCCGTCGAGATTGGTCATCATCGTCCGGTGATCGATCCGTACGGTGCCCCATTCGGTTACGTCGAGGTCATCGGCGCCGAACAACAGCGGCAAATCCTCGGGATCGAACCCGAGCGCCTTGATCACCAGGTCGGCGTCCATCGTGAAGCTCGATCCCTCGATCGGAACCGGACGCTGCCGTCCCGATGAATCGGGCGCGTCGAGCCGCATGCGTTGGGCACGAACGCCGCCGACCGCGCCATCGCCCAGGAAAGCCTCCGGCGCCGACTGCCAGATGAATTCGACGCCCTCCTCTTCCGCATTCGCGACCTCACGCATCGAGCCCGGCATGTTGGCACGATCGCGGCGATAGAGACACCTGACCGATTTCGCGCCTTGCCGCACCGCGGTGCGTACGCAATCCATCGCCGTATCGCCGCCGCCGATCACGACGACGTCTTTGCCGGCGCCGTCGAGGCGGCCGTTGTCGTAGTCGGGCACCGCGTCGCCAAGGCCATGGCGGTTGCTCGCGGTGAGATAGGTCATCGCGGCGACGACATTGTCGAGACCGGCGCCCGGCAACGCGATCTCGCGGGCCTCGTAGACCCCGGTGGCAATCAGCACGGCGTCGTGCCGGGCGCGCAATTGTTCGAGCGTCGCGTCACGGCCGACCTCGAAATCGCGGTGGAACCGG
This portion of the Alphaproteobacteria bacterium genome encodes:
- a CDS encoding NAD(P)-dependent oxidoreductase — protein: MPPTMLKFVTVAQTTPPKRVAAERRTDFDEIYDEFSPARAAEQAARCSQCGIPFCQVHCPLQNNIPDWLMLTAEGRLEEAYEMAASTNNMPEICGRICPQDRLCEGNCVIEQSTHGTVTIGAIEKYITETAWQSGWVAPLRPRRERPQSIAIIGAGPGGLAAAEELRRSGYQIDVYDRYDRLGGLLIYGIPNFKLEKSVVVRRTDRLAEGGIRFHRDFEVGRDATLEQLRARHDAVLIATGVYEAREIALPGAGLDNVVAAMTYLTASNRHGLGDAVPDYDNGRLDGAGKDVVVIGGGDTAMDCVRTAVRQGAKSVRCLYRRDRANMPGSMREVANAEEEGVEFIWQSAPEAFLGDGAVGGVRAQRMRLDAPDSSGRQRPVPIEGSSFTMDADLVIKALGFDPEDLPLLFGADDLDVTEWGTVRIDHRTMMTNLDGVFAAGDIVRGASLVVWAIRDGRDAATQIHRYLEARAAATEAGSDLALAS
- a CDS encoding glutathione S-transferase family protein; the protein is MRTLYHLPLSPFCRQIRIAAAEKEVEITLRAEKVWERRPEFLALNPAGEVPVLVEDDGVTVVGAGPISEYFEDVHPDPPLYGLSPRARAEVRRLVAWFDLKFDREVGQNLVGEKVTKRFLGQGQPEVHRIRAGRHNIKTHLDYIAYLSDRRRWLAGDAMSLADIAAAAHLSTVDYIDEIPWDEHPLAKDWYVRMKSRPSLRAILADLIAGLPPPDHYADLDF
- a CDS encoding MarR family transcriptional regulator, producing the protein MTARTMNLLGALALVLTDDMRAAVEERATRGANAPAAIVSIGWAPGETIDTLSQTLGLSHSATVRLIDRLVADGLVERRRGADGRSAALYLTAAGRRCRKSSLAARRSVLAAALASLSDDEQRQLSQITEKILNAVTRNRTHADHICRLCDESVCPLQTCPVEAAAQ
- the gltB gene encoding glutamate synthase large subunit, with product MDNDVDSQGFVDTWRRNSSRLTEAGAYDPSREHDSCGVGMIAAIDGKPRRAVVEAGITALKAVWHRGAVDADGKTGDGAGIHVQIPQNFVKEHVQRTGHELLPGRLGVGMIFLPRTDFAAQERCRCIVEDEILKFGYYIYGWRQVPFNVAVIGEKANATRPEIEQIMIANSKAIDDYYFELDLYVIRRRIEKRVLEEHIKGFYICSLSCRSIIYKGMFLAEQLTDFYPDLLDDRFVSNFALFHQRYSTNTFPTWYLAQPFRVIAHNGEINTLTGNINWMKSHETRMAHENFGDHIDDLHPVIQAGSSDSAALDAVFEVLSRTGYMLPYVKTLLIPEAWTNKTTVPQSHRDLYAYCNSVMEPWDGPAAIVGFGGRWVVAGMDRNGLRPMRYTVTGDGMLFVGSETGMVSIDEATVVEKGRVGPGQMVAVDLKDGKFYSDLEIKDWLAGQKPYGEWVARTIVLDSLIRTAVVEGAEFSKDELRRRMVGVGWSMEDLELILHPMVEDAKEAVGSMGDDTPAAVLSKRYRGLHHFFRQNFSQVTNPPIDSLRERRVMSLKTRLGNLGNILEQDASQCDVLQLESPVLSNAEFDALRGYLGGTALEIDCTFDAAGGDGALRDALTRIENEAETAIRGGCTHVILSDKETSAAKAPIPMILATGAVHSHLVRQQLRTFTSLNVRSGECLDVHYFAVLIGVGATTVNAYLAQEALADRHRRGLFGDIAFGDCVKRFKQAVDDGLLKIMSKMGISVISSYRGGYNFEAVGLSRSLVAEFFPGLPSRISGIGLIGIQQKVYEIHRRAWAEDIVALPVGGFYKYRRGGEAHGFEGTLIHALQHAVATDSYTTYRKYSEGLKNLPPINLRDLWAFDSSRAPVSSEEVESITEIRKRFVTPGMSLGALSPEAHETLTIAMNRIGAASVSGEGGEGAERFKPRPNGDNANSPVKQIASGRFGVTAEYLNNCREIEIKVAQGAKPGEGGQLPGFKVTEMIARLRHATPGVSLISPPPHHDIYSIEDLAQLIYDLKQINPDAQVCVKLVSRTGIGTIAAGVAKAKADVILISGHVGGTGASPQTSIKYAGVPWEMGLSEVHQVLTLNRLRHNIKLRVDGGIKTGRDVVIAAMLGGEEFGVGTTSLIAMGCIMVRQCHSNTCPVGVCTQDERLREKFTGSPEKVVNLFSFMAEEVREILASLGFRSLKEIIGRSDLLFQVSRGAAHLDDLDLNGLLTQADPGDYPRYCTLEGRNEVPDTLDAQMVKDAFRALEDGEKMQLTYNIRNTQRAIGTRISSHITRRFGMFTLPEGHLTVRLRGSAGQSLGAFAVQGLKLEVFGDANDYVGKGLSGGTIVVRPTAASPLQTERNTIIGNTCLYGATAGVLFAAGQAAERFSVRNSGADTVVEGCGANGCEYMTGGTAVILGAIGDNFAAGMTGGMAFVYDVDDRLPDLINPDSVVFQRIETAYWADRLRDMVVRHARETQSTYGASLLHNWDGALRHFWQVVPKEMVARLDHPITEAAAGERRA